The following are encoded in a window of Chryseobacterium sp. genomic DNA:
- a CDS encoding SurA N-terminal domain-containing protein, with amino-acid sequence MAILGEIRKRPILLMGIIALALLAFLVNPDTFDKLFGKDPNILGKVNGDEITREEYSDQLFILQQQAQQQGQPATGLEEQAWQMMVQSKLIKQQFEKMGLEMTDDYFWSQLQFDPMFAQNPENFDEKGNFRLQEIKKQVETLQNSGDVQSLNQWNKMRKSIEYRMMARELISNINAGVTVGKKEVEEMIRQRDNLADIDYVKVDYASFLQKNPIKVTSEDLAAYIKKYPNTYKTDASVNLGVVYFPAQASAQDDAAKLKEITGLLTGGNTNGGVVENFQNTASDSMFVMLNSDMPYDNRYLGENELPPSIREWVKTAAPGQITGPYKEQNVYVLSKMLDRKPSDSVLSKHILIAYQGAQRSTATRTKEQAKKTADSLYAIIKGNAAAFADGLKISDEPGAVERNGSVGWVTPASPFDPAYLNFLMSNPKGATGVQESSFGYHIINIEDKKSGSMTYKLANIVKAVTPSEQTENAVDKNARRFIQQVQGKSFNDFANIAKKGNYMFSNPKMVKRFEGQISGLGTPKDSEIIAWAFDKKREKGDTEFFVVDGTGDRVVVMLNGKQEKGLADPESVRDQIEPIVKNQLAAKKIIEKMNAAKAGSLDQVAKLFGTGKLNAQVNLLNPSVGGSMEPRVAGAAFGVAKGKMSKPVEGMTGVYVVLKKSETMNKQPGDIKQMTESMMQQNANFFGQSFIKSLQDNADIKDYRIEVWDKGVTQ; translated from the coding sequence ATGGCAATTTTAGGTGAAATTAGGAAACGACCGATTTTATTAATGGGAATCATCGCCCTGGCGCTGCTGGCGTTTCTGGTAAATCCGGATACGTTTGACAAGCTTTTTGGGAAGGATCCAAACATTCTGGGAAAGGTAAACGGGGACGAGATTACACGTGAGGAGTATTCTGATCAGCTTTTTATCCTGCAGCAGCAGGCCCAGCAACAGGGTCAGCCCGCTACCGGTCTGGAAGAGCAGGCATGGCAGATGATGGTCCAGAGCAAGCTTATCAAACAACAGTTTGAGAAAATGGGTCTGGAAATGACCGATGATTACTTCTGGAGCCAGCTTCAGTTTGATCCTATGTTTGCCCAAAATCCTGAAAATTTTGATGAAAAAGGGAACTTCCGTCTGCAGGAAATTAAGAAGCAGGTAGAGACTCTTCAGAACAGCGGCGATGTACAGTCATTGAACCAATGGAATAAAATGAGAAAATCCATTGAGTACAGAATGATGGCGCGTGAACTTATTTCCAATATCAATGCCGGTGTTACTGTAGGTAAAAAGGAAGTGGAGGAGATGATTAGGCAGCGTGACAATCTTGCCGACATTGATTATGTAAAAGTAGATTACGCATCTTTCCTGCAGAAGAATCCTATAAAGGTGACTTCTGAAGATCTTGCGGCCTATATCAAGAAATACCCCAATACTTATAAAACGGATGCAAGTGTAAACCTTGGAGTGGTTTATTTCCCAGCGCAGGCCAGCGCACAGGACGATGCTGCCAAACTTAAAGAGATTACAGGCCTTCTTACCGGTGGTAATACCAATGGTGGTGTGGTGGAGAATTTTCAGAATACCGCCAGCGATTCCATGTTTGTGATGCTGAACTCCGATATGCCTTATGATAACAGATATCTTGGCGAGAACGAGCTGCCGCCATCCATCAGAGAGTGGGTGAAGACTGCAGCTCCGGGTCAGATTACCGGACCGTATAAAGAGCAGAATGTTTATGTGCTTTCCAAAATGCTGGACCGCAAACCTTCAGATTCCGTGCTTTCAAAACATATCCTGATTGCCTATCAGGGTGCACAGAGATCAACAGCTACCCGAACAAAGGAGCAGGCGAAGAAAACTGCCGACAGTCTTTATGCCATAATCAAAGGAAACGCGGCCGCTTTTGCTGATGGTCTTAAAATCTCAGATGAGCCCGGCGCGGTTGAGAGAAACGGAAGTGTGGGTTGGGTAACTCCTGCTTCACCATTTGATCCGGCCTACCTCAATTTCCTGATGAGCAATCCTAAAGGCGCTACAGGTGTTCAGGAATCCAGCTTTGGATATCACATCATCAATATTGAAGACAAGAAATCAGGGTCCATGACCTATAAACTGGCCAACATTGTGAAAGCGGTTACTCCGTCTGAGCAAACAGAGAATGCAGTGGACAAGAATGCCAGACGTTTTATCCAGCAAGTCCAGGGTAAGTCGTTTAACGATTTTGCCAATATTGCCAAAAAAGGCAACTATATGTTCAGTAACCCTAAAATGGTGAAAAGATTTGAAGGTCAGATTTCGGGACTTGGAACGCCTAAAGATTCAGAAATCATTGCCTGGGCATTTGATAAGAAAAGGGAAAAAGGAGATACTGAATTCTTCGTGGTTGACGGTACCGGCGACCGTGTAGTTGTTATGTTGAACGGTAAACAGGAAAAAGGCCTGGCCGACCCTGAATCCGTTAGAGATCAGATTGAGCCAATTGTGAAAAATCAGTTGGCAGCCAAGAAAATTATTGAGAAGATGAATGCAGCTAAAGCAGGCAGCCTGGATCAGGTAGCAAAACTGTTTGGAACAGGAAAACTGAATGCGCAGGTAAATCTTCTGAACCCATCTGTTGGCGGTTCCATGGAGCCACGTGTTGCAGGCGCAGCGTTTGGCGTAGCAAAAGGCAAAATGAGCAAACCTGTGGAAGGCATGACCGGTGTTTATGTAGTACTTAAAAAGTCCGAAACCATGAACAAACAGCCTGGGGACATTAAGCAGATGACTGAATCAATGATGCAGCAGAACGCTAATTTCTTCGGCCAGTCATTCATCAAGAGTCTGCAGGATAATGCCGACATCAAGGACTACAGAATTGAAGTCTGGGACAAAGGGGTAACCCAATAA
- a CDS encoding MlaD family protein → MKLSKEIKAGLIAVLSIVGFVLIFQFMKGKSLFTTDNIFYAKYDNVEGIEPASKVSINGLKVGQVNNIIPVTDKNGRVYFVISFAVDNDFKFSKESVVEVFEPGIMSAKEMRINLAYKGAIAKDGDTLVGNYKPSLINNLGEQVGPVKDQLQEVLKKVDSLAYSANQVLDDRNRAEIRALLISLNRTVAAFETTSRQANALVANNDPKLQRVLDNANATMITANTAVDKYGRLAESIDTQKLNATVANLDATVSKLNNVISGIDRGEGSLGKVMKDEELYNNLNSASNNLNALIEDLKANPKRYLNFSVFGKNTKE, encoded by the coding sequence ATGAAATTATCAAAAGAGATAAAAGCAGGGCTTATTGCTGTGCTTTCCATTGTCGGCTTTGTGCTGATTTTTCAATTTATGAAAGGCAAAAGCCTCTTTACAACCGACAATATTTTCTATGCAAAATATGATAATGTGGAAGGTATTGAGCCCGCCAGCAAGGTTTCTATCAATGGACTTAAAGTTGGACAGGTAAATAATATTATTCCGGTGACGGACAAGAACGGGCGGGTGTATTTTGTAATTTCGTTTGCTGTAGACAATGATTTTAAATTTTCAAAAGAATCTGTAGTTGAGGTTTTTGAACCCGGCATCATGTCGGCCAAGGAAATGCGTATCAATCTCGCTTATAAAGGGGCCATAGCCAAAGACGGTGACACACTTGTCGGAAATTACAAACCTTCTTTAATCAATAACCTTGGTGAGCAGGTTGGTCCCGTGAAGGATCAGTTGCAGGAAGTGCTTAAGAAAGTGGATTCACTCGCATACAGTGCTAATCAGGTATTGGATGACAGAAACCGGGCAGAGATCCGTGCCTTGCTCATCAGTCTGAACCGGACTGTGGCAGCCTTCGAGACTACAAGCCGCCAGGCAAACGCCTTAGTTGCGAATAACGACCCAAAACTTCAGCGTGTACTGGATAATGCCAATGCAACGATGATTACGGCTAACACGGCTGTTGATAAATACGGTCGTTTGGCAGAAAGCATCGATACGCAAAAGCTTAATGCCACTGTAGCCAATCTGGATGCTACAGTAAGCAAACTGAATAACGTAATTTCCGGAATAGACAGGGGAGAAGGCTCTCTTGGAAAAGTAATGAAGGACGAAGAACTTTATAACAATCTCAATTCAGCATCCAATAATCTTAATGCTTTAATTGAGGATCTGAAAGCCAACCCGAAACGTTACCTGAACTTTTCCGTATTCGGCAAGAATACCAAAGAATAA
- a CDS encoding (Fe-S)-binding protein, giving the protein MQYIDNIIFLIALVVGFGLFFRSLKEIYRNIKLGRPIDRTDRPGDRWRTMAKVAMGQSKMGKRPIAAILHLFVYVGFVIINIELLEIIIDGIFGTHRFLAGIMGDSFYGFFTATLEVLALLVIVAVVIFFIRRNFYGVKRLTMKELFGWPKQDANWILIIEFALMTAFFTMNASDWVLQQRNVLAAHGSFPVSSNLLAPLFSGLGDGTLTFLERGAWWFHFLGILFFMNYLYYSKHLHIILAFPNTWYANLEPKGKFKNLASVTAEIKLMMDPNADPYAAQPDADPNAVPEKFGANDIFDLNQVQLLNAYSCTECGRCTAVCPANITGKKLSPRKIMMDTRDRVEEVAKVINKNGKWEDDGRKLLDDHIQREEIWACTTCNACVEACPVLIDPLSIIMEMRRFLVMEQSAAPQELNLMMTNVENNAAPWQYNQADRLNWAKD; this is encoded by the coding sequence ATGCAATATATTGACAATATTATTTTCCTGATTGCCCTTGTTGTGGGTTTTGGACTGTTTTTCAGAAGTCTGAAAGAAATTTACAGAAACATTAAGTTGGGTCGCCCTATCGACCGTACAGACCGTCCGGGAGACCGCTGGCGTACAATGGCAAAAGTAGCCATGGGGCAGAGCAAAATGGGCAAGCGTCCCATCGCAGCCATTCTGCACCTTTTCGTTTATGTAGGCTTTGTAATCATCAACATTGAGCTGCTGGAGATTATCATAGACGGTATTTTCGGAACCCACCGTTTCCTGGCGGGCATCATGGGAGACTCTTTCTATGGTTTCTTTACAGCTACCCTCGAAGTTTTGGCCCTGCTGGTAATTGTGGCAGTTGTCATCTTCTTCATCCGCCGCAATTTCTATGGTGTGAAAAGGCTTACGATGAAGGAACTATTTGGCTGGCCAAAACAGGATGCCAACTGGATCCTTATTATTGAATTTGCCCTGATGACGGCCTTCTTCACGATGAATGCTTCAGATTGGGTGCTGCAGCAACGAAATGTACTGGCTGCTCACGGCAGTTTTCCTGTGTCCTCAAATTTACTTGCACCTTTGTTCAGCGGATTGGGAGACGGTACTTTAACTTTCCTGGAGCGAGGTGCCTGGTGGTTTCACTTTCTGGGGATTTTATTCTTCATGAACTACCTCTATTACTCAAAGCACTTGCACATTATCCTGGCTTTCCCGAATACCTGGTATGCTAATCTGGAGCCTAAGGGTAAATTCAAAAACCTGGCCTCGGTTACAGCTGAAATCAAGCTCATGATGGATCCCAATGCCGATCCTTACGCGGCGCAGCCCGATGCTGATCCCAATGCGGTGCCGGAGAAGTTTGGAGCCAACGATATTTTTGACCTCAATCAGGTGCAGTTATTAAATGCTTATTCCTGCACCGAATGCGGAAGATGTACCGCTGTTTGTCCGGCAAACATTACCGGCAAAAAATTATCGCCGCGTAAAATCATGATGGATACCCGTGACCGTGTAGAAGAGGTAGCGAAAGTTATTAATAAAAACGGTAAGTGGGAAGACGATGGGCGGAAGCTGCTGGACGACCATATCCAGCGGGAGGAAATCTGGGCCTGTACCACCTGCAATGCCTGTGTGGAGGCCTGTCCAGTACTTATAGACCCATTATCCATCATTATGGAAATGCGCCGCTTCCTCGTAATGGAACAGTCGGCGGCACCACAGGAACTGAATCTGATGATGACCAATGTGGAGAACAATGCCGCACCATGGCAGTACAATCAGGCCGACAGGTTAAACTGGGCAAAGGACTAA
- a CDS encoding (Fe-S)-binding protein, with protein sequence MDFTIKTMAEYAAEGKSPEVLFWVGCAGSFDDRAKKITRAFCKILNKINVEFAVLGPEESCTGDPAKRAGNEFVFQMMALTNIEILNAYDVKKIVTACPHCFNTIKNEYPNLGGNYEVIHHTQFLKQLMEEGRLKIEGGSFKGKKITFHDPCYLGRGNNEYEAPRMLLEKLDAELVEMKRCRTNGLCCGAGGAQMFKEPEKGDKDINVERTEEALAETPNIIATGCPFCNTMMTDGIKHFNKNTEVEVKDIVELLAEAEDL encoded by the coding sequence ATGGATTTTACTATAAAAACAATGGCAGAATATGCTGCCGAAGGAAAATCTCCCGAAGTACTTTTTTGGGTGGGCTGCGCCGGCAGTTTTGACGACCGCGCCAAGAAGATTACACGTGCTTTCTGCAAAATTCTTAATAAAATAAATGTTGAATTTGCCGTACTCGGACCTGAGGAAAGCTGTACGGGTGATCCTGCAAAACGTGCCGGAAACGAATTTGTTTTCCAGATGATGGCGCTTACCAACATTGAAATCCTGAATGCTTACGATGTAAAGAAAATCGTAACAGCCTGTCCGCACTGTTTCAATACAATCAAGAATGAATATCCAAACCTTGGTGGAAATTATGAAGTGATTCACCATACGCAATTCCTGAAACAGCTGATGGAGGAGGGAAGGCTAAAGATTGAAGGCGGAAGTTTCAAAGGAAAGAAAATCACCTTCCATGATCCCTGTTATCTGGGTCGCGGGAACAACGAATACGAGGCTCCGCGTATGCTTTTGGAAAAACTTGATGCCGAACTCGTAGAGATGAAGCGCTGCCGGACAAACGGTTTGTGCTGTGGTGCGGGAGGTGCCCAGATGTTTAAGGAGCCTGAAAAAGGGGATAAGGATATCAATGTGGAAAGGACAGAAGAAGCTTTGGCTGAAACTCCAAACATCATTGCAACAGGTTGCCCGTTCTGTAATACTATGATGACAGACGGAATTAAGCATTTCAATAAAAATACGGAAGTGGAGGTTAAGGATATTGTTGAACTCCTGGCCGAAGCTGAAGATCTCTAG